From Salvelinus sp. IW2-2015 linkage group LG2, ASM291031v2, whole genome shotgun sequence, one genomic window encodes:
- the LOC111974577 gene encoding death-associated protein-like 1 homolog: MVQLSKSGVRESPELKAGHPPAVKAGGKRVVKKXCEESHATHHVNPEREHKVPKPRSAATSSRMQQISVLMSGTLDKLGHDFPETPVSVKHSRLRPAMEKAHSPAFKSSFCIQQPKKF, encoded by the exons ATGGTGCAACTATCTAAATCTGGAGTAAGAGAGAGTCCTGAATTGAAGGCTGGCCATCCTCCAGCAG TGAAGGCTGGGGGGAAACGAGTGGTCAAGAAAASCTGTGAGGAGAGTCATGCCACCCACCATGTGAACCCAGAGAGGGAACACAAAGTTCCCAAACCCAG ATCTGCAGCCACCTCCAGCAGAATGCAGCAAATCAGTGTCTTGATGTCAGGAACACTTGACAAG TTGGGACATGACTTCCCAGAGACCCCAGTAAGTGTGAAACACAGCAGACTCAGACCTGCTATGGAGAAGGCACACTCGCCAGCTTTCAAGTCCAGCTTCTGCATCCAGCAACCGAAAAAGTTCTGA